The DNA window AGGGGCCCACTTCCTGCAGCTCGGGCATCATGCCGATCAACTGATCGACCAGGGTGCGGGCCATTCGCTGTACGGCCACATTCTCCGCCTGTTCCAGCATGGCGGCGGCCGTTTTCATCAGGCGAATCATTTGCGCCCGTTCGCGAATGGGTCGCGACAGCGGCTCGGAAGGATCGACCAGCAGATCGGCCACGGGCACATCGAGCACTTCGCACCAGCGACCCAGCTGGGACAAGGTCAGGTCGGCCGTTTCTTCCTGCTGGCGACGGACCTCCGCCATCTCCAGGCCCAGACGGCGCGAAGCGGTTCGTAACGATACCCCTTGCTGCTCACGCACCGCGCGGATGCGATTCAGCTGGTTCGACCGCGGCGCATTGGGAAACGCTTCCGGCGGCGGTTGGATATCGGTACGCAGACGATCTGAAGGAATCGACGGCATGAGTGCACCTTGCAAGAAAAGACGACATGCGACCCCATAATTCAAACCGGGAGTGGGATAGATAAGGCCCCCGGCTCATTGCTGGCTGTATAATACCACCAATGAAATTGTCGTGCACCCTGCTTTCGGGGCGGAATGAAGTTAAGATCTGGTTTATCTGTATCGGCCTGCTGCTCTCCCGGATGACCCTGGGGACCACACGCCCGTTCGTGAAGATCGCGCACCGGGTCGCCCTGTCCCACGGTTGGTCCACGACAAGTTTCCGCCGCTGGCAATCCCGCTTACTGATGTCGATCGTGCCGCCATGAATGTCTCCTCTTGCCTGCGTTTCTGCTTTTTGCTGCATGGCCTGTTGCTGTCCGCCGGGCTGCTGATGGGAGCCTGGCTGCCCGTTGCGGGACTTGCGCAGGAGACTGCCGCCCCTGTCCCGGACGCCAATCGCTGGAACGTGTTGTTCCTGGCGATCGATGATCTGCGGCCGGAGCTTGGCTGCTATGGAACACCCGGCGCCCATTCGCCGAACCTCGACAAACTGGCGGCGGAGGGGGTGCTGTTCCGCAACCACTACGTGCAGGTTCCCACCTGCGGCGCGTCGCGTTACGCCTTGCTGACCGGTCGCAGTCCCTGGGCCTCGGGCGTGGTCAACAACAACGAAGCGGCCTACCGCGGCGCGGCCGCGCTCCAGAATAAAGTCCTGCCAGGCGCCCAGTCGGCGCCAGAACTGTTCCGGCGGTCGGGCTACCGCACCGTTTGCCTGGGGAAGATCTCGCACACGCCCGACGGTCGGGTGTTCGCCTACGACGGATCGGGCGACGGTCGGCCTGAGTTGCCTAACGCCTGGGACGAACTGCCGACTCCTTTTGGTCCGTGGAAGCGCGGCTGGGGGAGTTTCTTTGCGTATGCCGGCGGCAAGCATCGGCAGGACGGCAAGGGTCATTCCGACCTGATGGAATTCGTCGCCCAGCAGGATGACGATCTGCCTGACGGCATGCTGGCTGGCGCTGCGGTCGAACAGTTGCGGGAACTGAAAACGGCGGGACAGCCTTTTTTCCTGGCGGTTGGTTTCTACAAACCGCATCTGCCCTTTGTCGCCACGCAGGCCGACTGGGAAGCGTTCGCCGACACAGACCTGTCACTGGACGCCGAGAAAGTCGATTCGCCCCATTGGCATCGGTCGGGCGAGTTCTTCCGCTACCAGGCCCCCTTTGAGAAAACCCAGCCGCTGTCGGCCGAGGCCGTCGCAAAGTCTCGCAGGGCTTACTACGCCTGTGTGCGATATGTGGATCGGCAGGTCGGCCGCGTGCTGCAGGAACTGGAAGACCTGGACCTGGCCGATCGCACGGTCGTCGTGGTCTGGGGCGACCATGGCTGGCATCTGGGCGAGCAGCAGATCTGGGGGAAGCACTCGCCGTTTGAACGGGCCAACCGCAGCGTCTTGCTGATGCGCGTCCCGGGCCAGACCGGCGCCCAGGTCCAGGCCAAGGGCGGCATCGTCACCGACGCTCTGGCGGAATCGATTGACTTGTATCCCACGCTGATCGATCTGTGCCGGCCTTCGTTTCAGAAAACAGCTTGGCCGTTGTCGGGACAGTCGCTTGTGCCGGTGCTGACAGGAACAGCCGACGCGGGACGCCAGGCGGCCCTCAGCTACTGGGGGAAGACCGTGTCGATTCGCACCGCATCGCAACGCCTGATCTGGGATCGAAAAAGCGATCGCTGCGAGCTGTACGATATGACCAAAGACCCCGAACAAACGACCGATCTGGCGACCGCCCGGCCGATAACGGTCGCCCGTTTGAAAGCGCTCGCCGAGGAACGCTGGCGACAGGACGCGGGGGCCGCGGGGCCGTCCGACACGGAAGGAAAACCAGGCGGCTGATTCGGCGCAGAGGTCGTCCCTCGCCCGGAAGGGACATTGCCTGCGGGCGGGCGTCCGGCTTCCTGAACCACCCTTCCCGTAAACATTCCCGCAAACATTCCCGCAAACGCCTCACCGGCAGGCTGTCTGCGGTCGCCCAGCCTGGCGTAACCAGAAGCTTTGGTGAGAACAGAAGCCGGCGGGAAGGATTTTGGCGACCTGCATGACCGAGCCCGTAATCGTCGCCCAACGGTTGACCCGCCGCTTCGGTCGTTTAACGGCGGTCGAAGACGTCAGCTTTGAAGTCCGTCGCGGCGCCATCTTTGGGCTGCTTGGTCCCAACGGCAGCGGCAAATCGACCATCATTCGCATGCTCTGCGGCGTGCTCCAGCCCAGCGAAGGGGAAGGCCAGGTACTGGGCTACAGTGTGCGTTCCGAGGCGGAAGCCATCAAACGCCGCATCGGTTATATGTCGCAAAAGTTCAGCCTTTACAGCGACCTGACCGTCGATGAAAACCTGGACTTTTATGGCCGCGTGTACGGCCTGGAGCCGCAACGCCTGGCCGAGCGCAAGCAGACCGTGATGGAACTGGCCGGGATTACCGACCGCGTCCACCAACTGGCCGGCAACCTGTCCGGCGGCTGGAAACAGCGGTTGGCGCTGGCCTGTTCCCTGATCCATGAACCAGACGTGCTCTTCCTGGATGAGCCGACTGCCGGCATTGATCCGGTCGCCCGGCGACAGCTGTGGGATCTGCTGTTCGAGCTGTCTGCGGCCGGAGTGACATTGTTTGTCACAACCCACTACATGGACGAGGCGGAGCGCTGCACCGATGTCGGCTATATCTATCTGTCCAGGCTGCTGGTGCTGGGCAAGCCGGACGAACTCAAGCTGCTGCCGGAAGTCACCCCGCCCGACGCCCGTCGCTGGGAGCTGACCACGCCAGCGCCGGCCCAGCAACTGAGCCATTTGCGCCAGATCGACGGCGTGCAGGACGCCACGCTCTTCGGCGAAAAGATCCACGTGCTGGCCGACAAGCGTCTCAACCCCCGCGAGATGATCGCCGGCGCCGATGTCGACGATGCCCTGGTCAGTTATCGCGAAGCGGCCCCCACACTGGAGGACGTGTTCGTCACGCTCACTAGCGACGCCCAGAAAAAGTACTCCGCCGACGCGCCGCCTCCCGACACGCTCCGCACCGGCTCCCCGGAACGCGACTCGCCCTCTCTCGCCTCCGCCGCATCCCAGGACGCTGCAGAATCCGACATGCCCGCAGCCAGTTCGCCACGACCGCCGGTCGTCGCCCGGCTGGGGGCCGGGTTCTGGGCCATTTTCCTGAAAGAGTTCGTCCACATCCGCCGGCAGCCAACCACGCTGGTGTTTATGCTGCTGTTGCCGCTGGTGCAAACGATTATCTTTGGATACGCGATCGATACCGAGATAGAGCATATCCCGCTGGCCATTTTCGACCTGGACCAGCGGCAGGAAAGTCGGCAGCTGATTGACGCCTTTGTGAATACGCGGCGATTCCAGATTGTGGAACGGGTGCACAGCGAAGCGGCCCTGCAGAGATCGCTGACCTCGGGCCGGGCCAAGGTCGCCGTGGTGATTCCGCCGAACTATTCCGACAAACTGCTGCGCGGGGAGCAGGCGCAGGTCGAGATCCTGATTGATGGCAGTGACTCCCAGGTGGCGACCACGGCGCTCAGCACGGCCAACCTGCTAGGCGCCAGCCTCGCGTCGCGTAATGCGCTGCGGAAGGCGGAAGCCCGTCAGTTCCGCCCGGCACTGGACGCCTCGGGCGAACTGGCGGCGCCGGTCGAGATGCGGCCGCGACTGCTGTACAACCCCAACCTGGAAAGCTCCCACTTTTTTGTACCGGGGCTGGTCGCCATTATCCTGCAGCTGGTGACGCTGTTCCTGACCTCGTTTGCGGTCGTGCGGGAACGGGAACTGGGCACGCTGGAGCAACTGTTTGTCACGCCCGTCAGCCGCAGCGGTCTGCTGCTGGGGAAGCTCACGCCATATGCGATCACCGGCATGGTTGCGGTGCTGATGATTCTGGTGGTGATGGTCTATGTGTTTGGCGTGCCCATCCACGGCAGCCTGGCGTTGCTGGCGGGGACGTCGGCGTTGTTCTTGCTGTGCGCCCTGGGGCTGGGGCTGCTGGTTTCGACGCTGGCCAGAACGCAGGTCGAGGCGGTTCAGTTTGCTTTCGGGATCATCCTGCCGTCGGTGCTGCTCTCGGGTTTCATGTTCCCGCGGGCCGAAATGCCGCTGCCGATTTACCTGGTGAGCTTTGCGATTCCGGTGACGTACTTTATCGAGATCATCCGCGGCGTGGTGCTGCGGGGCGCCGATCTGGTCGATATGCTGCCGTGGATCTTGGGACTGTTCGTGTGCACGGCGGCGGTGCTCGCGCTCAGCCTGGCTCGCTTCCGCAAGCAGCTGGGTTAAAAGCGTTCGACCGTGTTTATCGCACGGGTTCTGCGGCAGGCGGTTTTTCGCTGGAGCCGGCTGCCCTGGCCGGCTTGCCGGGCATGAAGCGGTTGCAGCCGCCCAGGCCGGAAATGCGCAGCTGAAACGGCAGGATCTTTTCATCGATGCAAAAGCCTACTGTCAGATCTTCAATGGCGGCGTCGGGCTCAATTTGCCACCACTTGCACGCTTTACACAGCCCCCATTCCTGGTCCTTTTCAGTGCTGTTTTTATCACTCATGGCGTTGCTCCTGCCGGGAGAGAAAGAACGTCGCATTGCCCGAACAGAACGGCCGCCGGACCACGACATAAAAAGAACGCGGAGCCCGAAAGAAAAAAGAGCACCGCGTTCGATAATCAGGAACGAGGGGAAAATAACTTCGGTTTTTGTATAGTGAGCCGAACGCGCTAGCGTCGGGCGGTTCTACTCCTGTGAGCCGAAGTTATTCTTCCCCAGTTCCTCAGGGCGAATGAATAAGGATTAAAGGTTAGTTCGTATTCATCGCCAGGAAATTAATGCGTCGTTCGGCCAGCCGGGAAAGATGACGATCCGCTTCGCCTTCTTCCTGCAGGGTGGCGTCGAGCATGTCGGCCGCCTCCTGTTCTCCCAGCTTCTCGGCGTAGGCTCGCACCACGCCGTAGCCTGCCATTTCGTAATGTTCGACCCGTTGCGCGGCGGCAATCAGGGCGGCGTCCAGGACAGCGTCTTCCATGCCTGATTTGAGCAGCTCCTCGCCCTCCTTCACCAGGCCTTCCATCGCCTTGCACTTGTGGCCGCCGGGTGCGAATTCCAGCTTGGAAAAGATCGTTTCCAGTCGCGCAACGTGGCTTTGGGTCTCCTTCAGATGATCACTGAAGGCCTGTTTCAATTCTTCATCGGAAGCGGCCGCCGCCATTTTGGGCAACGCCTCGAGAAGCTGATTTTCTGCGCTGTAGAGATCTTTCAATTCCTGGATATAGAGTTTTCGTAGCGATTCGATGTTCATGGTAGTACTCAATAAAGGCGTTGAAGAACGGTCTCCTGCCAGCCAGCCCGCGAGGATGCGGGCCAGCGGCTTCTGACCGCGTTTTGTGCGGCCGGACAATCTATTTACAGGTGTCGCAATAGCGGTCGATTTCCTCTTCCGCTTTTTCGCGAGCGTAGCCGTATCGCTCCTGGAGCTTACCGGCCAGTTCTTCGCGTTTGCCTTCAATTTGATCGACATCGTCCTCGGTGAGCTTTCCCCACTGCTGACGCATGTTGCCTTTAAACTGCTTCCAGTTACCTTCGATTTGATCCCAGTTCATTATGATTTCTCCGCTTGCGTGTGTGACGAAGTTCAAACCTGTGATTGCCACAGGCAGCGTGCCGCAAGGCCGTTCTGCCTGTCGCAGGCTGGAATCAAAACAAAGCAAAGTGCGGGCCAATGCGCGGCGCCAGGCAGGAAAAAAATGAGACGGTCGCCGTTTGTTCCATGAATTACGGCGATTATCGATCGAACGTCCGAAGAAAATCAGGAGCGGGCGCGGCCGAATTGCGCATGGCGAACGACCGGGATAAATCGTTCCGCTGGCTGCATGACGAACGCGCGGTCCGATGCGCAACCAGGCCGAAGGGTCGTTAGTTCAGCCGCGGGTTGAGCCAGTCGGCGTAGTCGAGCTCGTCGCCGCGATCGGCGTAATCGACGATCAGCAGCAAGGCGGCCGCCCCGGTGACATCCAGCTGGATTGGTAGCGGCTGCTCCCCTCCGCGGACGACCGGACTTTGATAGATGGGCGACCACTCCCCCTGCTGGTTCTGGTACACGCGGAAGATCACGCTGCCCTGACGGCCGGCTTTCGCATCGACGGCAATCTCGGCGGCGAACCGGGTAAACTTCCCTCCCAGCGGGAATGCCAGCCGACTTCGAGTGTGCATGCCCAACCCTTTAAGATACCGGTGACGTCCCACCCGCAACTCTCCGTCGACCACGCTGCGGTCCAGGTGGAACGGCCAGTCCAGCCGCAGATAGGGCGTATGCCGGAAGCCGGCGGCCGGCAGGTCGGACAGCCACGTAGTCTTCCCGCCGAACGTTTGCACAAAGTTCAGCTCCCGGAAAAAGTCGTCAGCGTCCGCCTGCAGCTCCAGTCCCCCCAGCAGTGTCAGCCGCGCCGGCGACGCGGGTCGGTCGGCTTGCGCAGAAGCCTGGGAGGCGTAAAGCAGATCGCCATTGCGAAAACCGTAAGCAGTACGCAGACCACGGGCGGACGGAGCACTCGCGAGCGCCGGATTCAGCACGACGGCCGTCACTCGATCGCCCTGCAGGTCGACCGGATCGGTCGCCCCGGTGGGACGCGCCCTCAGCCCCACGGGTAGTCGGGCGGTCGTGTCCGAGGTGTCCGCTTCCAGCAGCACGCCCGTCAGTTCATCGCCGTTGGTCAGCAGCATGCGATCCGAGCGGCCAGTCGCGGTGCGCAAACGCTGCACCAGCTGGTCCCGCGCCAGCGAGTCGGTCGGGGGCTGGAAGACGACGCCCCGCACCATCTCCAGCGGCAGCGTCACCTCGCCCCAGAGCTCGGAATAGAAGCTCATGCCGTCGCCGTTCCAGGACAAAAACGAATCCGCAAGAACCAGGCTGCCGTCGACCAGCAGGATCTGCGAACCGAGATCGCTGTCCGTGCACGCTCCCCAGATCGCCAGCTCTTCGAGAGCGACCTTTCGCTCCCGTCCAGCTGCATCGCCGGGGGCCTGTTCGTCCGCTTCCGCCGGGTCGTCGACAGCTCCCGGCGGCCGGACGAAGGTAATCTGCCCGGCCGGGTCGATCCGCCCGATGCCGCC is part of the Lignipirellula cremea genome and encodes:
- a CDS encoding helix-turn-helix domain-containing protein, which encodes MPSIPSDRLRTDIQPPPEAFPNAPRSNQLNRIRAVREQQGVSLRTASRRLGLEMAEVRRQQEETADLTLSQLGRWCEVLDVPVADLLVDPSEPLSRPIRERAQMIRLMKTAAAMLEQAENVAVQRMARTLVDQLIGMMPELQEVGPWHSVGQRRSMEEYGRTAENSMPDNFFNGR
- a CDS encoding sulfatase, coding for MNVSSCLRFCFLLHGLLLSAGLLMGAWLPVAGLAQETAAPVPDANRWNVLFLAIDDLRPELGCYGTPGAHSPNLDKLAAEGVLFRNHYVQVPTCGASRYALLTGRSPWASGVVNNNEAAYRGAAALQNKVLPGAQSAPELFRRSGYRTVCLGKISHTPDGRVFAYDGSGDGRPELPNAWDELPTPFGPWKRGWGSFFAYAGGKHRQDGKGHSDLMEFVAQQDDDLPDGMLAGAAVEQLRELKTAGQPFFLAVGFYKPHLPFVATQADWEAFADTDLSLDAEKVDSPHWHRSGEFFRYQAPFEKTQPLSAEAVAKSRRAYYACVRYVDRQVGRVLQELEDLDLADRTVVVVWGDHGWHLGEQQIWGKHSPFERANRSVLLMRVPGQTGAQVQAKGGIVTDALAESIDLYPTLIDLCRPSFQKTAWPLSGQSLVPVLTGTADAGRQAALSYWGKTVSIRTASQRLIWDRKSDRCELYDMTKDPEQTTDLATARPITVARLKALAEERWRQDAGAAGPSDTEGKPGG
- a CDS encoding ABC transporter permease, coding for MTEPVIVAQRLTRRFGRLTAVEDVSFEVRRGAIFGLLGPNGSGKSTIIRMLCGVLQPSEGEGQVLGYSVRSEAEAIKRRIGYMSQKFSLYSDLTVDENLDFYGRVYGLEPQRLAERKQTVMELAGITDRVHQLAGNLSGGWKQRLALACSLIHEPDVLFLDEPTAGIDPVARRQLWDLLFELSAAGVTLFVTTHYMDEAERCTDVGYIYLSRLLVLGKPDELKLLPEVTPPDARRWELTTPAPAQQLSHLRQIDGVQDATLFGEKIHVLADKRLNPREMIAGADVDDALVSYREAAPTLEDVFVTLTSDAQKKYSADAPPPDTLRTGSPERDSPSLASAASQDAAESDMPAASSPRPPVVARLGAGFWAIFLKEFVHIRRQPTTLVFMLLLPLVQTIIFGYAIDTEIEHIPLAIFDLDQRQESRQLIDAFVNTRRFQIVERVHSEAALQRSLTSGRAKVAVVIPPNYSDKLLRGEQAQVEILIDGSDSQVATTALSTANLLGASLASRNALRKAEARQFRPALDASGELAAPVEMRPRLLYNPNLESSHFFVPGLVAIILQLVTLFLTSFAVVRERELGTLEQLFVTPVSRSGLLLGKLTPYAITGMVAVLMILVVMVYVFGVPIHGSLALLAGTSALFLLCALGLGLLVSTLARTQVEAVQFAFGIILPSVLLSGFMFPRAEMPLPIYLVSFAIPVTYFIEIIRGVVLRGADLVDMLPWILGLFVCTAAVLALSLARFRKQLG
- a CDS encoding YciE/YciF ferroxidase family protein yields the protein MNIESLRKLYIQELKDLYSAENQLLEALPKMAAAASDEELKQAFSDHLKETQSHVARLETIFSKLEFAPGGHKCKAMEGLVKEGEELLKSGMEDAVLDAALIAAAQRVEHYEMAGYGVVRAYAEKLGEQEAADMLDATLQEEGEADRHLSRLAERRINFLAMNTN
- a CDS encoding CsbD family protein — translated: MNWDQIEGNWKQFKGNMRQQWGKLTEDDVDQIEGKREELAGKLQERYGYAREKAEEEIDRYCDTCK
- a CDS encoding NPCBM/NEW2 domain-containing protein; protein product: MKIAISAVCLMGLVAVTLAPVAGADRQAVLASGERFLGGIGRIDPAGQITFVRPPGAVDDPAEADEQAPGDAAGRERKVALEELAIWGACTDSDLGSQILLVDGSLVLADSFLSWNGDGMSFYSELWGEVTLPLEMVRGVVFQPPTDSLARDQLVQRLRTATGRSDRMLLTNGDELTGVLLEADTSDTTARLPVGLRARPTGATDPVDLQGDRVTAVVLNPALASAPSARGLRTAYGFRNGDLLYASQASAQADRPASPARLTLLGGLELQADADDFFRELNFVQTFGGKTTWLSDLPAAGFRHTPYLRLDWPFHLDRSVVDGELRVGRHRYLKGLGMHTRSRLAFPLGGKFTRFAAEIAVDAKAGRQGSVIFRVYQNQQGEWSPIYQSPVVRGGEQPLPIQLDVTGAAALLLIVDYADRGDELDYADWLNPRLN